The stretch of DNA TACGCTATGGTCCGACTCCAAGATTGTCTTGCGTTGGTTACACTCAGAGTCAGCCGCACTAAAGGCCTTTGTTGGGGTCCGAGTGACCGAAATTCAGTCTACCTGGGACTCAAGCTCCTGGAGGTTTGTACCCACAGACCTAAACCCAGCAGACGACTTAAGCAGAGGAATCTCTGTGGCAACCATCAATGGGCGCTGGAAGACAGGCCCTGACTTTCTCAAAATGCCTCCTGAATTCTGGCCCTCTGACCCAATTCCCTGCATCAAGGAAGACCCAGAAAGAAAAAGGAGCCGATTTCTTGGTGCACTCGCCCGAGTTCCACCCGTGATGGATGCGACACGTTTCTCTAGCTGGGGAAAACTTACAAGAGTTACAGCCTACCTATTGCGTTTTGTTCACAACTTGAAAGTCAAGTCCAAGGACCCTGATCAGTGCAGAAATGGCCCACTCCAAGTTCCTGAAATAGAAGCCGCTGAAATGTACTGGGTCAAGGAAGCCCAGAGAGAATTGACCAATTGGAGAAGTCAGTGCCAAGATTTAACCCCATTTGTTCATGATGACGTTATCAGAGTTGGTGGTCGTTTGAAGAGATCTCAATTCCCCTATGATCAAGTCCATCCTATCCTTTGCCAGCAAACCATCATATCTCCACCCTAATTATGAAGTATGTCCATGAGAAGGTGTTTCACGCAGGCTGCGAGAGGACCCTCACAGACAGTCGTCAGAGATACTGGATTGTTCGTGGGAGAGGCCTAGCAAGGAAACTTGTTAGAGCCACCTGCCGGAAGCTGCGTCAACCACCGCACACGACACTGATGGCGGATTTACCACCTGAAAGAATGAAGCCGTTCTCCCCACCATTCTGTGTTACGGAAGTTGATCTTTTTGGCCCGTTTAATTTGAAGTATGGCTGAAACAAGTCCACTAAAGCATGGGGTGCTCTCTTTACCTGTGCAACTATGAGAGCTATTCACCTGGAAGTGGTTGAGAGCCTTTCCACAGAATCCTTTCTCCAAGACCTTCGACGTTTTGTGTCTCATCATGGATGGCCCAACACCTTCATATCCGACAATGGAAAATCCTTCGTAGGAGCTGAGAAAGAATTGAGGAAGCTAATAacagaagagagagagagaattcACGATTTCGCTGTGCTGCACAAGATGCGGTGGATATTTACGACTCCTCTCAGTCCCCATCAAGGAGGAATTTACGAAACCCTTATTAAACAAACCAAGCGAGCATTGCGTGTTGCTGTGGAAAACCAAGTGCTTTCTTGGAATGAAATGTCCACAGTGTTTGCCGAGGTGAAATCCCTCGTAAACAGCCGTCCCCTGGGATATTCATCAGTAGATCCAAACGATCCACAGCCTATCACTCCGAACCATCTTCTTCTTGGTCGTGCATCACCTTCTGTTCCTCAAGGGTCATTCGATACGTCATGCACTCCCCGGAAACGATTCGACTTCGTTCAGAGCATTGCGCAGCACTTTTGGAGGCGTTTTATCCGAGAGTATGTTCCTACCCAAGTACGCAGGTCGAAGTGGCAGACCAAGGGGCGTCAGATTAGAGTTGGTGACATCGTTCTTCTCGTCGACTATAATGCTCCACGCGGAAAATGGGGTCTTGGATTAGTTAAAGAGGTCTACCCAGGAGCAGATGGCGTGGTCCGCAATGTGCTGGTCAAGACTAAGAATGCAGAGTACAAGCGATCCGTACAGAAATGCTGTCTCATTGTAAAGTCAGAATGAGCCTTCTTTTCGCCTCAGTTGGCGCCCCCGGAGGATCTGTTGTGAATGACTTAAAGCTTTATTGTGctatatttaatttagtttgatttctttcacTGATTATGAACTGATGATTGACATTCTTGATTAACACTTCGGTCATAGTTTAGGTGTTAGATCACGTTTTTTCTATATCTTTTGTGTTCTTTGTATCCCGACACACGCGGTCAGCGAAAGGAAAGTTACGGTCAGTTCGCTCAGATTTATAGTATTAAGATTGTCAACTTTGGAATAACCCCACGAGGATCTACCCTTCAGGTACATCTTAAGTTTATTATTGTGTTATCATTTATTAGCcatttttctttgtaatttcgtgtcattttgtaatttcaAAGCTCTAAGATTGTCTGTGCTACGCCTCAAATATGCTAGGAATGTCGATGTAAaatctttgttttaatcttcatTTTCAGAATAAATCATTAATTAGGAAATCCTTGTGGTCAGTTATTGTCTTCCGAATCGTTCTTACGATATAtatttttgtctctttttgtGGCCTAAGTTCTAAACATTAACAAGATTGATGATATTAATTAATCTCTGCAATCACAACCAAACGCGACGGATTTATATTAAAATGAATTGAGGCTCAAAGGTTGTAACAATAAATTATTCGCTTGGTGATCAGTGGTAATAAACACAGTTTGCACCTCAGAATAAAGTCACTAAGAAACATGTTGCAAAATCATAAGATGTGGCAGCGAAAGAAGTAAAGAACTTGGTAGTAAATCTTCTCACGCTATGCACTCAGAAATCGATGGCAACGCAGTGGGATCCCCCCTCCCCACCAAGTTGCAAGATTGTGTAACAATGAATTCATTTAGACATTTATTTTAGTTAATGATCAGTCCTACTAAACACAGCAGAGAAACGTGTCTTAAAGTCGGATCACAAGATGTGATAGCGAACGAAGTAAACATGCTCACAGCGGCGGAAAATTCGAAAGTAAATCACATATGGTGACACTGAGCTGTCACTTTAAAAGATCTCGATGACACGCCCGAGGGGTTTTCCCAGAAAACTAAATAAAGTTACACACTCTTCGAAAACCAAATTTCCCCGAAGCATTTTCAACAGAGCTATATATAACTGCTTTCAGTTTTGCGGTGGTTATTCAATCTAGTCCGGATCGTGAAGCGCAACGAGCGATATGAAGATTCTTATAGCAAGTTGCGTGTTTATCGTGACAACTATCGATGTTGTATACTGCCGCAACCCATCGCCAGCGAAGCTTCTCTTTAGGCAGGACCaccaaacaaagaaatttgttctCCAGGGTGACGCTCTTGCCGAGTTAGAACAACTGAAGGCACCTGTGAGAGTAATCGGCGCTATTGGCGATTCTCGCGTCGGAAAGTCCACAAACCTGAATTTTATTCGACACTTTCTCGACCAAAACAGGTACGAGCATGCGGAGAAAGTCTTCAGGACAAGCGATGAAATGGAGCCTTGTACTTCCGGTGTTTGGATCTCTACTGTTCGTGATTCCAGGGGAACTGGAAGCACCGTTTTAGTGGACACAGAAGGGACAAATTTAGGAAATGACGATGATACGGATTTGTTGAGTATTTTCACTGTGTTGATGTCTTCCGGCCTGGCTTTGTTCGTGAATAAAGGCGTGATGAATCACAATCGACATTTCTTGTATCGAGTATCGCGTTTGAGCGAACAAATGTGGCCTGGACTCAGCACCAAATCATTCCCAGAGCTAAAAATTATATTGAGAGGGGCTCTGTCTCCATCACCAGGGAAAACACTTTACCAAGAAACTCAAGACTTTATTCTTAATAACAAAGATGGCTTCGGCGAAACCATTGGAAGGCAATTCCCGCGAAATCGTTTATCTGTCGCCGAGATTCCGTACGTGGCGGAGCCAAACCGACTGAACGACTTGGAAAAATTCGCGAGTGACAAATACGCTGGCATAGCATCATCCCTTGCGGAAAATTTTAAACGCTTTCCGGTTAAAAAGACAATAAATGGAGGGATTATGGATGGTAAAATGCTTGCTGATCTTGCACTTAAACTGCAGGATTCGATCAATCGAAATTGCTGGGAAGGCTTCGCAGATACATACCTTGCTATGGAGACGAGCTTGTGTGACCGCGTCTTCAGAGAAGTCCTGGAACCTTTGCTCTCGAAGGGACTGGATGATATCAACGCGTCCAAGGAGCAAAAGTTGCTGGAGTTTTTCCAAAATTGCACTTTAGAAAAGGAAAGAACCAAGGCACTTGATAAAGTCTCGGAAGTAGTTCGCCAGAAAGCAGACATGAAAGCGAGAGAACAGCGTTTGGAAGAGCAGCGAAAAGAACGGGAAAGACAGGAACGGATCAACGAGGAACGAGCAAAAAAGAGGCTCAGAGAAGCTGTTGAGCGCCAGCAGGCAATAGAACGCGAGAAAGCTGCAAAAGAATTGGCAGAAAGACAGAATAAAGATGAGCAAAAGAGATTGGAAAAGGCAAAGGAGCAACAGCGAGCTCTAGAAAGAGAACAGGCAAGGCAGAGATCAAGGCGTAGACGGGAGAGGGATTTCATAGGAGCTGTGGCTGGGGTTGCTGGCTTGGCCTTTTTGAGCGATTCGCGACTGAAAGAGAACATTACATTACTGCCGTATTCAGAGTACGAGACAATTGGTCTCCACTCCTTCAGCTGGGTGTGGTCCAAAGCCGCAGAGGGTCTGGGCAAAAGCGGCTGTGATCAAGGTCTGATAGCTCAAGATGTGGAAAAACTGTACCCGTGGGCGGTAGGGACGGGGCCTGATGGATACAAAAGAGTGAACTACAAAGCCTTGATACAGATGATGTCCTTGAATTCAGGATCACGACGAAGTGAATCCAGAAGCCAGTCGTAATGAATTCTAATGTTGGATTGTTTTGCATGATGTAATGCCTAGCAGTTAGTATCGTCTGCTTTTTTAGAAGTAAGTCGGGGGTGGGGTGGCGGGGTCAAGGTTTAGGGGGTGGGGGTCGGGTGCATCCAACGCATGATTAATTCTACGCGAACAGGATATTACGATTTTCGCGGAAAATTATTTTGCGGGGCTTTGTCAGTTTTCGTTATTTCTATAGAGGACAACTAGCCTGCGCTCGCAGACGTAttaaccggaaatacgtctgcgagcgCAGGCTAGAAGACAACGGGCAGAAAGGGTTCTTTAATAAAGACAAGATGCAAATTCCAACCTTAAGTCAACAATGTATATTACGTACATGAAAACAGTACTGATTatgcttattaattttttgcatCGTTCTTTGTTGTTCGAATTTCTACCTTGGTATTTCATTTCTAGTGCTTCCGTTTCGGAAGGCTCACACTAGGGTCAGTAACTACAAATCTCTGTACTGTTTGATTAACACGTCGAAGTCACAGGGAGCTAGGTGTTCCATTATGGCGAATAAATTTGTTAAACAATAGCATCTTAACATGTCTATCAAGCATTTGAGCTCTGTTCAAGTTCAATGAAGTTAGTGCTTGTTTTTACGAGAGTCAGCTGAAAAACGTCTCCACTAAAACTGAcgaataaacttgaaaaaagggCCTAAAAAGGAAACAACTGAACGAAGCAAGAAATTACCACTGGTTTTAAAGCGTGTGGAGCACTAGAAATGAAATACCAAGGTAGAAATTCGAACAACATTTATCGTACAACAATCACATTATTAAGACCGTTTCGTCATGCATGTCTTCTCTCGGGCAGATTAACCGCGTCAAACATGCATTCGACAGAAAGACCCTTTTGATAGTTATTAATGCCTTAGTTTttagcaaattgttttattgttcgaACGTGTGGGCCAACTGCTCGAAGTTAAATATCGACAAACTACAATCGGTACAAAACTTTGCGTGTAGAATAGTAAGTGGAATTCGGAAATATGATCATGTTACGCCTGAACTGAAACGCCTTAAGTGGCTTCCAGTATCCAGTAGGCTTTATTATCGAAATACCATTTTGGCTTTTAAATGTATGAATTGTCGTGCCCCTGAATACCTGAGCACTATTTTCACCAAACGTTCTGATGTAAATAGTTATACAACCAGGAGTTCCCAATTTTTAAATATCTCTCTTTTTAAAACTGCCTCTGGACAGAGAACTTTTTATTACCGAACTGTTAGCATATGGAATTCCTTGGAATCTAATTTGAAACTTTGTAGCAACgaaataatctttaagaagcgTTTAAGGAACAAACTGCTAAGGGATTTTTTAGGAAGTGATTGATATCGTGATAAGTAGTTATGTAATTGATAGTGATGATTGgttattttaatcttgtaaataatttaaataattatgtaaattattattttataattattattgttcctgaaaagcccctttggggaggttcaataaagtatgtatgtaatcGTGTGTCTCTGGCATATCACTGTTGTGTCCTTGTCAAAGTAAACAATACCTACCGGCGGTGATATGATAGGATGCCATAACAGGGTACAACCGTCCAGGTACAGTCCAGTAGTGGACTCTTTTGACATTTGAAGACTTCAAAAGCGGCGCTGCTTACCGAGCTGCTCAATATCTTGCTTACTCGTACACCAGGATGTCCTACTTCCTGGATAAACAGACACACGATATGACTAAAACTTCCTGCTTGCCTGTTTACGAGCTCAGTTCTTCAGCTCATGTATGCACACCGTACATTGGCTGCATTGGATTCTggaaggttgttgttgttggctgGAAAATTGGGTTTGCTGCCTGTTTTAGAACGGCAGAAAGATACAACAATAGCAATTAACATTGACGCTAAAAAAAACCTGTGTTATCATACATTTCGCTCACCATTACACATTTTGCGTTGTGTTGCTCCTTTTCGAACTTGGCGAACGCTCGTCGATCCTGTAAAACAATGTATTACTGGGCGTAATCTATACTGTTCGACTGAAATAACTTTATTCGTGGTAACTGATTATGAATGTAGACTATAGATTGGTAAGCGAGGCAGCGGAGTAACACTTTTAGACCTCAATGCTTCATAATGTACTGGTATTATAGGGAGAGTTTGGAAGCTCATCGATGGTGTATTTAGGTTGCTTGCTTTCCTTTGGTATGATCCAGATTAGGATTTTTGATTCTCAAACTCATCAATAATGCATAAGAAAAAGACAAAGGAAATCAGACAGAAATTGCGATtcctccccaccccctcccccttctcGCTCTCCCCGTCCCCACTTCTCCCTAATTTTTTGCTCACCCCAGGCGCTCACCAGCTTTATCGTTCGCTTGTTCGATCGTTTCATCGATTCCTTCATTCGCCACGATCCAAGAGCTTTCAAGTATCAATTCCTAATCCGGATAATACCAAAGGAACGCACTCTTACTGCCATCTTCTGTGCAACTTACTTGGATCGTGGCCAGAACTCTCCATATTGGTAACAACGCTGAAGCAACCACTAGAACTGCTCCAATCACACTGATTATGATTGCTAAGGCCGTCATCTCCGATGGACAATCTatgatgaaaacaacatttgcaTATGACGTAAATATGTTTGTGTGACTTCCATTCTCGTCACACAACGCACTCATCCCGGGATAGATAATTGCGGAACGAGCGAGATAGCGACTGCAAAGAGACCTCTTACGGCATATAATCCATGTTAACCTCCCATAAAATCTCTTCCACATATATGGTTAAATGCCCATTGTGGCATTTAACCAGGGTTAACATGGATTATATGCCCCTCTTACGCCCTTCCCAAACTACTGACCTTTACTTTTTCGCCAAAGACTTTTAACTGTCCATCTGCGTCTACAATGTAATCGAACGCAAACGTAGCAGCCTTCCTCACCCAAAACCCTGCACTGTTTGCCCATGCTGGGTGACGTTGTGTGATGTACGGCTTGATCCCTAAAGTAAGAAGGTTCAAAAGTGTTGGACTCCAGAGTCGAATCTGGGAAGGAAACGTAAAAAATGAACAGGTAATGGTTTGATGCTGAAATCAAGCATCGCGCCGGTATTGGTTAAGCCATGGGTTTGAATGTCGTTCCAGCCTGTTACAACGAGCTTCAAGTCCACAACAATGTTTGATTAAACTTTGGCATTGATTATATTTTTGAAGTCAACCTTACCCCGTTTTTGTGTGGGATTTCCCCACACTTTGTCAGCACCGGCGATGTGGCTACGAGAGCCAGGTTTTTGTCACGTGGTCTCTattaggaagagagaggaccctgggaatgagaatGACTGTTTGTATGTGGCGGTCATTacttagcctgtgtacagccgcccactctccgcaaaaaaaaaaaatcggagaggagcgaCGCTCCTTTCCGATTTCCgagtgggcggctgtacacaggctaccaTTACTCTTCTCGACCGTTGTCGTTTGGCGAATTTCAGTAAACCCGTGTACCAAAACCTTAGCCAACGTTCATCGGGGATTATATGTTTTAGACTACGAATGGTGACTTATCCCATGCATAAAGTTCTAAGCTTTGAGCAATTGGGGCCTGATTAATTTTAGATTGTTTGAACTTGGGtttgttatttaatagtaatagcagcagtttcactagcaacctttgtggcttccctaatggtgtttttttttagtatccgccttacaagaagttGTTTCTATCCACTAACCAGAACATTCACTAGTCAGTAGGTATTTTGGGGGGAAttttgtgtgtgtggatggtgagttgagggaaaatcatagacaaaagttaaggttagtctgtaaaatgagggggagatgttcacaaagcaaactctcaaccccacaataaggttaacaaaagaaacaaactctgtgtgaaattaaaattttaatttcaaaaacaaccaGAAGTACAAGAGTGTATTAAAAGGGAGGAACTTTCTAAGGCAAAGCttagataaaataaaataaaaaataaataggtaAGGGAAAATAAATAGagaaaattgaatgaaaattaaaagtgagtaataaaaagtgaatataaaagaattaagaaaatttaactggagacaaaaaaaatatcCAAAACTAAAGATGTTCAAAATCCTTTACAATACAAAACTTTTTGTTCTCAAAATGAGGAATGAAAATCAGTTTTACCCGACTATGGATCATTCGTTCTTGAAATTAATCaaataacagtaaaaaataAGGACAAATATTTTCTAATATAAGAATTCTGGTATACGTAGAATTATGGAATACTTATTCGTTCTTTGAACCCAGCAATGGGATACATCATAGCACTCAAAATTAGTGAAAGtattctttgaaaaatcctttttAGTGAATGATGGATTTTGGGAGAGACAAGTAAAATTAGCAGTAATAattgaaatgcaaattatgatatgaataaattattaaaattcgagacttaaatcaaaattttgaaaacggttttctttaaataagttgaacaaaaattttttttgtttaatggaATTGTTGATTAGGTGCTAGTTGAATTGCGGAATTGTAAGGAGATTTCTTGATTTTTGGACCTTTTTAGTCCATTTAGGTATAGCCAGTCATTACAGTGGATGTCATAATAGAACCATGTGTCTCTTGGTATCAATGTTGCCGTAGATGAAGTAAATCTGGCGTTTGCGCTTGTCCCATTTAGCTGGTTCAGCCCAATATAGGGAGGAGAGAATCCATTCTGATATAACATGAGGTGAGCAGCCGtttccaatgaaaaacaacatgAGCTTGAATGTGTCTAGGTCTCCAATGGGTTTCTTCCATATATCTTTGGGCCAATTCTTACTTGGGTAGAAAACATCTCCGTTCAGTAGGTGATATAATTCACGTCTTTTTTCTACAATGTCTTTTTTGGATAGATGTCGAAGGTCCATAATAGGGAAATTCTGAATCTAGATGTGGTATTTAAAGTGTTATAAGATATAACTTAGCCTTTCCGTGTCACAGAAATTTGATGACGGTGAATTacagttattgaaaaaaaaggagatATGATGATTGCAAAAGAAAGTTCCTTCTTGAAAAAATGTTGATCTAATAATCAAATCAGATGAAAAAGCTATTTGAATGGAAATACACGAAAAACACGAAAAACGACTGATAGAAAATTACTTAATttagaaaaacattttaaaatgtaTAAAGTCCAAAGGTAACCCTGGGGAGGGGCTCTAATGGGTAGTAGGCCACCGAGCTAATGGCCACCCAGTCCTCGCAAAAGGGCATGGATAAAGTTCTAAGCTTTGAGCAATTGGGGCCTGATTACTTTTAGATTGTTTGAACTTGGGGTGAACGGAAGAAAAGTGTACTAATGACGTTTTCCTCACCAAAATCTGGTGACGTAAGACGCACTTGAATGAGTTTTTTCAAGAGTGAATCAGATAAGAGTGTTTCTCTGCCAACTCGGGGCTGGGAAACTTTGAAAGGTGGTGATAATGAGAGGGGAGGGGTTGGGAAACTTTGAAAGCTGATGATAATGAGAGGGGAGAGGCTGGGAAACTTTGTAAGCTGATGGTAATGAGAGGAGAGGGGTTAGAGAACTTTGTAAGCTGATGATAGTGAGGAGAGTGGTTGGGGAACTTTATGAAGACTGCATTTAACTCCACCCTGGAAAGAAAGATTGACAAATAAACAATTTTACCAGGAATGCCAGTTATAGCAGGGAAAATGAGGATTAGAGGACGGGGATTATTGTACATCATCCACTAGCCGAAGTTGCTTATGGTGTAGATCTGTGAGAACCAACAAGGAAGGGCCAACACTAAACGGAAGAAGGAGAACGTACATTGACAATTTGTTGGAAAATACTGGGCGGAATAACTCGGTGGAACCAGAAATCTTGATGAGCGATCGTGGCCAAGGAAGAAGTCGTGTGAGGACAAACAAGCGACTTGGTGGTCGCCGTACTAATTAATtgactaattaactaaaaaaaacTAGTTAACTAACTTACTAACTAACCAACTAACTCCATCAAGTGTATTCATCTGCTTATATGAGCAGGAAACAGACATTTTGTATAATAATTTCTCTCATAAAATCACGGCAAAATGGCTTCACCTAAACCTCCATTTTTTTCTGGTTGTCCGGATCTTTTGGACAGCTGAGATTGTCGCACTCACAGGCATTGCCTGGTTTCAAATCTTAGAGCTCCTGGTGGGAAGCTGACGCGTTCACCGCTAAAATGCGGCTGTTCCTCAACACAATCTCACTGCTGGTTTTTCCAATTAAATAACTACCTAGTAGTCGAAGTGGTAGGGAGTAGTTTTAACAAGAGCTGGATATGTGAAATACAAATGAAACTCGCAGACCCTCCCTTTGACATTTATTATAAATTTTGGCTAAAAGAGACGCGCTCGAAAAGGGTAaactttggctttttttttcttgctttcttCTAGCGCATCGGGTATTCCtgcatttttttcaattggTAAAGCAAGTTGTACGATAAAGAGTGTCTTACTGCTTTAATTTGATTTCAGAAATTTGATTGTTCAATTTTACTTGGGACAGCCTCACCTCTCGTCCTCTAATCGACATGAACAATGCTCTCCAGCCCTTAAACAAGCAAAGATCAGAGAAATATTACGTTcgtgtaatatatcaaacacgaaatACAATGTTTGAGCACAGGGAAACGCCGAGAAAAAATACATCACGCAGCAAAATATTTTCGGCAACATTAGATGTGTATGATATGTGGTCAGACACGTGTATTCTGTGTATTGAATCTTGTCAGCAAAAAGGcacagttaccagcaataagaataactgagcaacctacactgctaacaaagagtaagattaatcctCCGGGTTATAAATCGTCtgagtattttcgctaaaaacgggaaGTCGAATATCacactcgttctcgtcctcgtcctagaatctaaaggtccctagcATCTTGAGCGATTCTGTATTACTGATTAGATTTGCGTCGGGGGTTAGCGGCAAAAGACCAGGCTTCTGTTTACCAAAGGACTAAATAAACCTTGGTTTTTAAAAATAGTAGGTTAAGAAACCCTAACGATCAGTTGTGAGTTGTCCTTAATTTAAAAACCTCTTGTCTTGTCACCAGGGGATAGCCATCCCATTTGACTACGGGAGCCTTTGGAACAATCCACCGCATTCGGAAATGGACCTTTCTTATTCACTGCAACTCTTTGCAAACTTTTGGGGTACGTCACCTTGAAAAGAGTATATGCGATAATGTGAATTGGCAAGGAAAAATCTCACTTCTGGATGCTGGGCGTCGCGTAAAACGGGCAAAGATGGCTTCACCAACACGCCATTGGTTTCCAATGGCAGCCGAACCCGGGTTTCGCTTACCAACGAGGAGGCATTCTTTCGCTAAAGATTAATAAACAACAGGAGGAGCTTCTTCGAATTCATCTATTTGCCGATCTTTCCTTTTTACTACCTGCCTGCACATCTCAGTAAACCCTTATACCAAAACCATAGCCAATGTTCATCGGGGATTATATGTTTTAGACTACGAATGGTGACATATCCCATGGATAAAGTTCTAAGATTTGAGCAATTGGGGCTTGATTAATTTTTAGATTGTTTGAACTTGAGGTGAACGGAAGAAATGGTTACTGATGACGTTTCCTCACCAAAATCCGGTGACGTAAGACGCACTTGAATGAGTGTtttcaagagtgaattagataagagtgtttctTCTGCTCTGACAACTAATTTTCGCgagaacgggtattctaaaaatagactcatttgtgactatGCTCGggtagactgttcacagtcccctattttcccgtttgatcttcgggatcgagcacaaactgccgttatctttgtttttttttttgcagcgaGCGC from Montipora capricornis isolate CH-2021 chromosome 9, ASM3666992v2, whole genome shotgun sequence encodes:
- the LOC138015871 gene encoding uncharacterized protein, which translates into the protein MKILIASCVFIVTTIDVVYCRNPSPAKLLFRQDHQTKKFVLQGDALAELEQLKAPVRVIGAIGDSRVGKSTNLNFIRHFLDQNRYEHAEKVFRTSDEMEPCTSGVWISTVRDSRGTGSTVLVDTEGTNLGNDDDTDLLSIFTVLMSSGLALFVNKGVMNHNRHFLYRVSRLSEQMWPGLSTKSFPELKIILRGALSPSPGKTLYQETQDFILNNKDGFGETIGRQFPRNRLSVAEIPYVAEPNRLNDLEKFASDKYAGIASSLAENFKRFPVKKTINGGIMDGKMLADLALKLQDSINRNCWEGFADTYLAMETSLCDRVFREVLEPLLSKGLDDINASKEQKLLEFFQNCTLEKERTKALDKVSEVVRQKADMKAREQRLEEQRKERERQERINEERAKKRLREAVERQQAIEREKAAKELAERQNKDEQKRLEKAKEQQRALEREQARQRSRRRRERDFIGAVAGVAGLAFLSDSRLKENITLLPYSEYETIGLHSFSWVWSKAAEGLGKSGCDQGLIAQDVEKLYPWAVGTGPDGYKRVNYKALIQMMSLNSGSRRSESRSQS